One window of the Armatimonadota bacterium genome contains the following:
- a CDS encoding BamA/TamA family outer membrane protein, giving the protein MNWFSKRSAAASSTVVLPVAALLLSVGAAATASPTHPVSHKHSPGAKPTAAPLGPAWSWKQFSKATQPAPQGALVQNPAKPPSPAKPDTPPPAAPQTSLPTVPQAGATPKIGEIDVTGNKTLSSAFIIAASGHKVGDPCTDETLSEMQTNIYRTGFFGFHSADPADAVKVSSQENNPPNGFCKVLIEVDENPTIKAVNITGSGPIKPEEVRSLLHIDLTHGAVYSEDQLGRDLQDIQDLYNKRGYLMAPAQDTGPDPKNPSILNVSLVVARVAEIKITGNHKTRSRVITREMHTKQGDYFNQFTLDRDHARLLNLDLFDDVIPAVRNLGPGRVGVALSVHEKRTGTVNVGVGYSSRSQLIGFAELAENNFRGLGEAVSLRWDTGGISNKSSVELGFTEPWIDKRHTSLNVQVYDRTVYRFANTIQNALPAPSGSLSTSDHYNEQRLGSTITVSRPFHSDYRAAVTVRGENVRTDALSLSPINADIVQNGPIYSLAGSIIHNTRDLDLDPVEGEYQTASLEFGHARLSPVNPIITNGVFGDVNFVKLSLDQREYFSLTGPRPANKPEEDKSAIAVRMLAGTAAGKLPFFEQYFLGGADSLRGYREDRFWGTNMVLGSVEFRQPIARRLKGVLFFDVGDAWGGQYANVNLSGFAQGQFKLHPAIGFGVRVGTPLGPVRLDFGFGDEGGRTHFSIGNVF; this is encoded by the coding sequence ATGAACTGGTTCAGCAAACGGAGCGCAGCCGCTTCCTCCACGGTTGTTCTGCCGGTAGCCGCGCTGCTGCTGTCGGTCGGCGCGGCCGCAACCGCTTCGCCAACACATCCAGTCTCGCACAAGCATTCGCCCGGCGCCAAACCCACGGCGGCGCCGCTGGGCCCCGCATGGTCTTGGAAGCAGTTCAGCAAAGCGACGCAGCCGGCTCCGCAAGGGGCGTTGGTACAAAACCCTGCCAAGCCACCGAGCCCGGCGAAACCCGATACCCCACCACCGGCGGCGCCACAAACATCGCTTCCGACCGTGCCGCAAGCCGGCGCGACGCCCAAAATCGGCGAAATCGACGTAACCGGTAACAAAACACTCTCCAGTGCATTCATCATCGCTGCCAGCGGACATAAGGTCGGCGATCCGTGCACCGATGAGACGCTGAGCGAGATGCAGACCAACATCTACCGTACCGGCTTCTTTGGTTTCCACAGCGCCGATCCGGCCGATGCAGTCAAAGTGTCGTCACAGGAGAACAACCCCCCGAACGGTTTCTGCAAGGTCCTCATTGAAGTGGATGAGAACCCGACCATAAAGGCGGTGAACATCACCGGTTCCGGACCGATCAAGCCGGAGGAAGTCCGGTCCCTACTGCACATTGACCTCACTCACGGAGCGGTTTATAGTGAGGATCAACTCGGCCGCGACCTGCAGGATATACAGGACCTCTATAACAAGCGCGGATACCTGATGGCGCCGGCGCAGGATACCGGGCCAGACCCCAAAAACCCCAGTATCCTCAATGTATCCCTCGTCGTTGCTCGCGTTGCGGAAATCAAGATCACAGGCAACCACAAGACGCGCAGCAGAGTGATCACGCGCGAGATGCACACGAAGCAGGGCGACTACTTCAATCAGTTCACGTTGGACCGCGACCATGCGCGGCTGCTGAACCTCGACCTTTTTGACGACGTCATTCCGGCGGTGCGCAACCTCGGGCCGGGTCGCGTGGGCGTGGCGTTAAGCGTTCACGAGAAGCGGACCGGTACCGTGAACGTCGGCGTTGGTTACAGCAGCAGATCGCAGCTCATCGGCTTTGCAGAACTGGCTGAAAACAACTTCCGGGGTCTGGGTGAGGCCGTCAGTCTACGTTGGGATACCGGCGGCATTTCCAACAAGAGCAGTGTGGAGCTTGGCTTCACCGAACCGTGGATCGATAAGCGGCACACTTCACTAAACGTTCAGGTTTACGATCGTACGGTGTACCGATTTGCCAACACGATCCAGAACGCGCTGCCTGCGCCAAGCGGCTCTCTTTCAACCTCCGACCACTACAACGAGCAGCGACTGGGCAGCACCATAACCGTAAGTCGTCCCTTCCATTCCGACTATCGCGCCGCCGTTACGGTGCGCGGCGAAAACGTGCGCACCGACGCGCTCAGTCTCTCGCCGATCAACGCCGACATCGTCCAGAACGGGCCTATCTACTCGTTGGCGGGTTCCATAATCCACAACACGCGTGACCTGGATCTGGATCCGGTAGAGGGTGAGTACCAGACTGCGAGCCTGGAGTTTGGACATGCGCGTCTCTCTCCAGTGAACCCCATCATCACAAACGGTGTTTTCGGTGACGTCAACTTTGTGAAACTCAGTCTGGATCAGCGCGAATACTTCAGCCTGACCGGGCCGCGCCCAGCAAACAAGCCCGAGGAGGATAAGTCGGCCATCGCCGTGCGGATGCTGGCCGGCACGGCCGCCGGCAAGCTGCCGTTTTTTGAGCAGTACTTTCTCGGCGGCGCCGACAGCTTGCGCGGCTACCGTGAGGACCGGTTCTGGGGCACCAACATGGTGCTGGGCTCGGTGGAGTTTCGACAGCCAATCGCCCGGCGCCTAAAGGGCGTGCTCTTTTTTGACGTTGGTGATGCCTGGGGTGGCCAGTATGCCAACGTAAATCTCTCGGGGTTCGCGCAGGGCCAGTTCAAGCTGCATCCGGCAATTGGCTTTGGCGTCCGCGTCGGCACCCCGTTAGGTCCGGTTCGCCTCGATTTCGGATTCGGCGATGAAGGCGGACGCACCCATTTCAGCATTGGAAATGTGTTCTGA
- a CDS encoding translocation/assembly module TamB domain-containing protein, with translation MIARTGVRLHGRRTAPPPRNLARLRLVATLLSMVLGPGLVGLAGLAALSHAVRYVANPTRLANLASREASVQLGRSVRIGRIDVSFNPGHWRQPGHAAVTGLSIASGPGFPALPLVGAGRIDFDFSVPQLLASDLNTPWLQQVTITRPRVVAIRNPSGVWNFSGLFKKQAAQGRPVAARVLIVDGAVVYRDDRCPDNQTGVPAPFNVAAPHVNGVVDLRPGSGAWFAADIGPVKGVCESLHATGIAAPSAHLITASLVATAVPASPETRRFMKPSVFDIRQGTADIDANVAVNTQQVSRNGRFTPAISVSAHATPKDITLTAAGIAAPFTHVSGTVTFVNSLLSGVLAGSVAGAVVHLHGSYLPTGGAFFHQGSRNGAPAQLALAGTLDGFHLARIAGAIRTAPFYRKVSPVVRQWLGDSHAAGSVQWRLQGPVTNLTLAADSNLQVVHVRKWNAKSVKLALALQGGELAADMHGQYAGGPAAVRLRVETRSPGRFTMEAHGSSLSLGALGIPVSGSLSGVGDIDAAMTGQSGRTPSIVARAHAAAVHYNGIALRSLFARATSNGRVIAIQRLRADDPKGVVIAAGTVDLKRKLLDLTVNSDELNLAAVSHLAVAQPVSLKHETFAPPISGFAYLRSRIDGPFQNLQATGKVVAFGVQTRATHINIDRVATAFNVTRRAITLTGGDAERYPGDLVFSAVVTNPFAATASLDASANARGFDVGELLRTAGIAMPADVQLAGEADASGIHVLGPINHLRLAAPAELTVRDARLNDLPLDIATAGIMYQDGAWSWDGLLKLASGSIRLHGGLSNEQQLSTAIAVTDINLDSLANALPANNRPALSGILSAQLAVRDQISHPVSASGSVAAAGLAVNGIAIGDLSLAGSWDGANVTMASAALTDPSDSTSRITATNVAWNTATGSLSAAKPVIISHTPVSRIRKALAASAFGATSTGKRVVSLLNEVTGSINGQVAVSGSITNPVANVRWNVANLLAFGQPFAAATGSAEITRTAFLSPSPGDPTDLIRFAGPVSGTTAPELLQAKSVAVEFGGSLNADIDAYHVDLGALQAATNPLPSSLRIRGTADLVGISASGTTKSPVLDISAALSHLAMVTPSSGRTWQLDNADIGHIHVADGGIVADDITLSKLGTEQPTPAHYVLRLRGSVGFNWQAPWVAPDAPLKITADFPQQSLQILQAFGITGLHDTTGTAEAHAQLAGTRAQPELTGEMDIHSPNFRIGPLATGLKNLNGVVSFEQDHIQVVTSADTQVIWRGKPVPSAQPSHLTLTGSLPLGFTKEAHPVSGLQLRATNLFFDEPVLPGLNSGAAKGLAQIALDVTGSARKPVISGSISVHDGQIVLPSDFGSLSSAATLLPAIPAFRDVTLNVGNNVSMSGMALAAKVTGALMLVGTPRDPRVNGRLRITSGKFTLPTARFTVDPPGLVDITYPVYASADPQDKQLGINVNLTADTFITASSISGVNKRYHVFVTAKGPLTGEASNRLTGAPLMQLALRTDPPDLAIGQANLASKLAGVFTGINSLNSLSRAPGDALAAEVLNVFQGSVLPSLFDKPAKQLGFQQLELNYDPIEQLSFTASRRLFGPFYANYMRSLTATRNYYDLKVSMKLRNDLQLSWETDDQRTDKLLVEGIWKF, from the coding sequence ATGATTGCCCGGACGGGCGTCCGACTGCACGGAAGGCGCACCGCGCCGCCTCCGCGTAATCTCGCCCGCTTACGCCTCGTCGCTACGCTGCTTTCCATGGTGTTGGGTCCCGGTCTCGTCGGCCTGGCCGGGCTCGCGGCACTTTCTCACGCGGTGAGGTATGTAGCCAATCCGACACGCCTGGCGAACCTCGCGTCGCGGGAGGCAAGCGTTCAACTTGGCCGATCCGTACGCATCGGCCGCATCGACGTCAGCTTCAACCCCGGGCACTGGCGGCAGCCGGGTCACGCCGCGGTTACCGGGCTGAGCATCGCCTCGGGTCCCGGTTTTCCGGCGCTTCCTCTTGTGGGCGCCGGCCGTATCGATTTCGACTTCTCAGTGCCACAACTGCTAGCATCCGACCTGAATACTCCGTGGCTCCAGCAGGTGACGATCACCAGACCTCGCGTAGTTGCCATCCGCAACCCGTCCGGCGTCTGGAACTTCTCCGGACTGTTCAAAAAGCAAGCCGCGCAGGGCCGTCCGGTCGCCGCCCGCGTATTGATCGTGGATGGAGCGGTTGTATATCGCGACGACCGCTGCCCAGACAACCAGACCGGCGTGCCGGCTCCGTTCAATGTAGCGGCTCCTCATGTGAATGGCGTTGTCGATCTGCGTCCCGGATCCGGTGCCTGGTTTGCCGCCGATATCGGGCCGGTTAAGGGAGTTTGCGAGTCGCTGCATGCCACCGGTATTGCGGCTCCGTCTGCGCACCTGATCACTGCGTCGCTGGTCGCCACAGCCGTGCCCGCCAGCCCCGAAACCCGAAGGTTCATGAAGCCATCCGTGTTCGACATACGGCAAGGCACCGCCGATATCGACGCTAACGTTGCGGTGAACACGCAGCAGGTCAGCCGGAACGGACGGTTCACTCCCGCGATATCGGTCTCGGCGCACGCCACACCCAAAGACATAACATTGACCGCTGCCGGCATCGCCGCGCCGTTCACGCACGTCAGCGGCACAGTGACCTTCGTGAATTCGCTCCTGTCCGGCGTACTGGCCGGCTCGGTTGCCGGTGCGGTTGTGCACTTGCACGGCAGTTATTTGCCGACCGGCGGTGCTTTTTTCCATCAGGGCAGTCGGAATGGCGCGCCGGCGCAACTGGCGCTTGCCGGCACGCTCGATGGCTTCCACCTGGCCCGCATCGCCGGCGCCATTCGAACTGCGCCGTTTTACCGCAAGGTTTCGCCGGTGGTGCGCCAGTGGCTGGGCGATTCGCACGCCGCCGGCTCGGTGCAGTGGCGTCTTCAGGGACCCGTTACAAACCTCACACTGGCCGCCGACAGCAACCTGCAGGTTGTTCACGTGCGGAAGTGGAACGCGAAGTCGGTCAAGTTGGCGCTGGCCCTGCAGGGCGGAGAGCTTGCAGCCGACATGCATGGCCAGTATGCGGGTGGTCCGGCCGCGGTGCGGCTGCGCGTGGAAACACGCTCGCCGGGGCGGTTCACGATGGAAGCGCATGGCTCCAGCCTTAGCCTCGGCGCACTTGGGATTCCTGTTTCCGGCTCGCTCTCCGGCGTCGGAGACATCGATGCGGCAATGACGGGGCAATCCGGACGCACGCCGTCCATAGTGGCGCGCGCGCATGCAGCCGCCGTCCATTACAACGGAATTGCGCTGCGGAGCCTGTTTGCCAGAGCCACGTCCAACGGGCGTGTTATTGCAATACAGCGACTGCGAGCCGACGATCCTAAGGGCGTGGTGATTGCTGCAGGGACTGTGGATCTTAAGCGCAAGCTGCTGGACCTCACAGTCAACTCCGATGAACTCAATCTGGCAGCGGTAAGCCACCTCGCCGTTGCGCAACCCGTTTCCCTGAAGCACGAGACCTTTGCTCCGCCAATCAGCGGATTCGCCTACCTACGGAGCCGCATCGATGGGCCGTTCCAAAACCTCCAGGCGACGGGCAAGGTGGTTGCCTTTGGTGTGCAAACACGGGCGACGCATATCAACATCGATCGCGTCGCTACTGCCTTCAACGTAACACGCCGTGCGATCACACTCACCGGAGGTGATGCTGAGCGTTATCCGGGCGACCTTGTGTTCAGCGCTGTCGTCACCAACCCGTTCGCCGCTACGGCATCCCTGGACGCCAGCGCAAACGCGCGGGGCTTTGACGTAGGCGAGTTGCTTCGTACGGCCGGTATTGCCATGCCGGCAGACGTACAACTTGCGGGAGAAGCGGATGCGAGCGGCATCCATGTGCTGGGCCCAATAAATCACCTTCGATTGGCTGCGCCCGCCGAGCTCACCGTGCGCGATGCCCGGCTCAACGATCTTCCGCTCGACATAGCCACGGCCGGCATTATGTACCAGGATGGTGCGTGGAGTTGGGACGGGCTGCTCAAGCTCGCCTCAGGGTCGATTCGACTTCATGGCGGACTGTCGAACGAGCAACAGTTGAGCACAGCAATTGCCGTCACCGATATCAACCTCGATTCTCTTGCCAACGCGCTGCCTGCGAACAACCGTCCAGCACTTTCCGGCATTCTGAGTGCGCAGTTGGCGGTGCGTGACCAGATAAGCCATCCGGTTAGTGCATCGGGCAGCGTTGCGGCTGCCGGGCTCGCCGTAAATGGAATCGCCATCGGCGACCTCTCTCTGGCCGGCAGCTGGGATGGTGCAAACGTTACCATGGCATCAGCTGCACTTACCGATCCGTCGGATTCCACCAGCCGGATTACGGCGACGAATGTCGCCTGGAATACCGCGACCGGAAGCTTGTCGGCGGCCAAACCGGTGATCATATCGCACACGCCGGTATCACGTATCCGCAAAGCGCTGGCAGCGTCGGCATTTGGCGCAACATCCACCGGGAAACGGGTGGTTTCGCTCCTGAATGAGGTTACAGGAAGCATCAACGGGCAGGTGGCCGTTTCGGGCAGCATTACCAATCCAGTGGCCAATGTGCGCTGGAATGTTGCCAACTTGCTTGCGTTTGGTCAGCCGTTCGCAGCCGCCACCGGCAGCGCCGAGATCACCCGCACGGCGTTTCTCAGCCCTTCGCCGGGCGATCCGACTGACCTTATACGGTTTGCCGGGCCCGTTTCGGGTACCACCGCGCCGGAACTCCTTCAGGCGAAGAGTGTGGCTGTGGAGTTCGGTGGCAGCTTGAATGCCGATATTGACGCATACCACGTTGACCTCGGCGCCCTTCAGGCCGCTACCAACCCGCTGCCTTCTTCACTGCGCATTCGTGGAACTGCCGATCTTGTCGGCATAAGCGCCAGTGGCACAACGAAATCGCCGGTGCTCGATATTTCAGCCGCGCTTTCACACCTTGCAATGGTTACACCAAGCTCTGGACGCACCTGGCAGTTGGATAACGCCGACATCGGGCATATCCACGTTGCCGATGGCGGCATCGTGGCGGACGACATCACCCTCTCTAAACTCGGCACCGAACAGCCGACGCCCGCGCACTACGTCCTCCGCCTTCGCGGCTCCGTGGGTTTCAACTGGCAGGCTCCGTGGGTAGCGCCGGACGCACCACTAAAGATCACTGCCGACTTCCCGCAGCAGAGCCTTCAGATCCTTCAGGCATTTGGTATCACCGGATTGCACGACACGACCGGTACCGCGGAAGCTCACGCCCAGTTAGCCGGTACGCGGGCTCAGCCTGAGCTGACCGGCGAGATGGACATTCACTCTCCAAACTTCCGCATCGGGCCGCTCGCAACGGGCTTGAAGAATCTAAACGGTGTGGTATCGTTCGAGCAGGATCACATCCAGGTGGTAACATCGGCGGATACGCAGGTGATCTGGCGGGGTAAACCCGTGCCTTCGGCGCAACCCTCACACCTCACCCTTACCGGCTCCCTGCCGTTGGGCTTCACCAAGGAGGCGCATCCGGTATCTGGGCTACAGCTTCGCGCCACCAATCTGTTCTTCGATGAGCCGGTACTACCCGGATTGAACAGCGGAGCCGCCAAGGGGTTGGCTCAGATTGCGCTCGACGTGACAGGATCAGCGCGTAAGCCGGTGATCAGCGGCAGCATTTCGGTGCACGACGGGCAGATCGTGCTGCCCTCCGACTTTGGATCTTTGAGTTCCGCCGCGACGTTGTTACCCGCAATACCTGCGTTTCGTGATGTAACGCTGAACGTGGGTAACAATGTCAGCATGTCGGGCATGGCGCTGGCTGCTAAGGTTACCGGCGCGCTGATGTTGGTTGGCACGCCGAGGGATCCCCGCGTAAACGGCCGGCTGCGGATCACATCGGGCAAGTTTACGCTGCCGACGGCACGGTTCACGGTGGACCCGCCGGGCCTGGTGGACATTACCTATCCCGTGTACGCATCGGCAGATCCGCAGGATAAGCAACTCGGAATCAACGTCAATCTCACTGCCGATACCTTCATCACAGCTTCTTCTATCAGTGGCGTCAACAAGAGGTACCACGTGTTCGTTACCGCCAAGGGGCCGCTGACGGGCGAGGCGTCCAACCGTCTGACCGGCGCACCGCTGATGCAGTTGGCGCTTCGAACCGATCCACCAGACCTGGCGATCGGCCAGGCGAACCTTGCATCCAAACTGGCCGGCGTGTTTACTGGTATCAACTCGCTCAACAGTCTCTCGCGTGCGCCTGGCGATGCGCTGGCCGCAGAGGTGCTTAACGTATTTCAGGGATCGGTGCTGCCGAGCCTGTTCGACAAGCCGGCCAAGCAACTTGGTTTTCAACAGCTCGAACTCAATTACGATCCGATCGAGCAACTCAGCTTTACGGCCAGCCGACGGCTGTTCGGGCCATTTTATGCGAACTACATGCGCAGTCTTACGGCTACGCGCAACTACTACGATCTCAAGGTCAGTATGAAGTTGAGAAACGATCTGCAACTGTCGTGGGAGACGGACGACCAACGTACCGACAAACTGCTGGTAGAAGGAATCTGGAAGTTCTGA
- the lpxD gene encoding UDP-3-O-(3-hydroxymyristoyl)glucosamine N-acyltransferase, translated as MNEIGANRRNLDWTAQDVAQWLGVPLDGLGSMAISGMADIPVAEPTDLVFADDAAHCELAAERGCGAILTTPQSWAAAQKRPPAGILVSNVRASWVDLLERLEADAPFPAGIHPAAVIDPEAQLADDVSIGAFVTVAAGAVLHDGVRVDDGARVGAGCTIGAGTRIFANAVLYPNVRVGRRCRLHACCVIGADGFGYIAGPRGARKIPHVGGVVIGDDVEIGAAACIDRGRTGNTTIGSGCKLDNLVHVAHNVQIGDGTLIAALVGIAGSVRVGRGVVFGGQSGVADQLEIGDGARIAGRGAVVTNVPGGETWSGYPAGRHSNRIREAVALTYLPDLLKRVRRLERILFPGDDGTHRGDAP; from the coding sequence GTGAACGAAATCGGAGCAAATCGGCGCAATCTGGACTGGACCGCGCAGGACGTGGCCCAATGGCTGGGTGTTCCCTTGGACGGGCTCGGTTCTATGGCCATTTCCGGCATGGCGGATATACCCGTCGCCGAGCCAACCGATCTGGTTTTCGCCGATGACGCTGCCCATTGTGAGCTTGCTGCCGAACGTGGATGCGGAGCTATACTGACCACGCCACAATCGTGGGCTGCTGCGCAGAAGCGGCCGCCGGCCGGTATCCTGGTCTCAAACGTCCGGGCTTCGTGGGTGGACCTCCTGGAAAGGCTTGAGGCCGATGCCCCGTTTCCCGCTGGTATCCATCCAGCCGCAGTCATCGATCCCGAAGCCCAGCTGGCAGATGATGTCTCGATCGGAGCTTTTGTAACAGTGGCGGCCGGTGCCGTACTGCACGACGGCGTGCGCGTGGATGACGGCGCTCGAGTTGGCGCCGGCTGTACGATCGGCGCCGGCACTCGCATCTTTGCAAACGCCGTCCTCTACCCAAATGTGCGCGTTGGACGCCGGTGCCGCCTGCACGCGTGCTGCGTAATTGGCGCCGATGGGTTCGGCTATATCGCCGGTCCGCGTGGCGCACGCAAGATTCCGCACGTCGGCGGTGTGGTGATCGGCGACGACGTTGAGATCGGCGCCGCTGCGTGCATAGATCGCGGGCGCACCGGCAACACCACGATTGGGTCTGGCTGCAAACTCGATAACCTGGTGCACGTGGCGCACAATGTCCAGATTGGCGATGGCACCCTTATTGCCGCTTTGGTGGGTATCGCTGGTAGCGTGCGCGTCGGCCGCGGAGTTGTCTTCGGCGGGCAGTCCGGCGTCGCCGATCAACTCGAGATTGGTGACGGCGCGCGTATCGCGGGCCGCGGCGCTGTAGTGACCAATGTGCCTGGCGGTGAAACCTGGTCGGGATACCCAGCCGGCCGTCACAGCAACCGCATCCGTGAGGCAGTTGCACTCACTTACCTGCCGGATCTGCTCAAACGTGTGCGACGCCTTGAGCGGATTCTGTTCCCGGGTGATGACGGCACACACCGGGGCGACGCACCGTGA
- the lipA gene encoding lipoyl synthase, producing the protein MNATLPPWLTKRVPSPQTVELVNTMLRDARLHTVCESARCPNLGECWSHSTATFMILGDICTRNCGFCAIKVGRPLELDADEPRRVAETARTMGLRHVVVTSVARDELPDEGSSQFAETITALRSEIPGVIVEVLTPDFKGKRWCIRRVVDAHPDIYNHNIETVERLSPTVRPQAKYRRTLDVLSAVRNMDPTIYTKSGIMLGLGETHDEVVQTLRDLRQVGVSAVTIGQYLRPTVAGHLPVAAWITPAEFKEYERIGEELGFLFVASGPFVRSSYNAKAFSEKLLADRLARVGEPEAA; encoded by the coding sequence TGCTCCGCGACGCGCGGCTGCACACGGTCTGTGAGAGCGCTCGCTGCCCTAATCTCGGCGAATGCTGGTCGCACAGCACCGCTACGTTTATGATTCTGGGCGACATCTGTACCAGAAACTGCGGCTTCTGCGCCATCAAAGTTGGGCGGCCGCTGGAGCTGGATGCGGACGAACCGCGTCGTGTTGCAGAGACGGCGAGGACGATGGGTTTGCGGCACGTCGTGGTCACCAGCGTGGCGCGTGATGAGTTGCCGGATGAAGGGTCATCGCAGTTTGCGGAGACGATCACGGCACTGCGCAGCGAGATCCCGGGCGTCATCGTTGAGGTGCTCACGCCCGACTTCAAGGGGAAGCGCTGGTGCATTCGGCGCGTTGTGGACGCCCACCCCGATATCTATAACCACAACATCGAAACGGTGGAAAGGCTTTCACCAACGGTACGCCCGCAGGCAAAGTACCGGCGCACTTTGGACGTGTTGAGCGCGGTCCGAAACATGGACCCCACGATCTACACAAAGTCTGGCATTATGCTCGGGTTGGGAGAAACTCACGACGAAGTGGTCCAGACGCTCCGCGATTTGCGGCAGGTCGGCGTCAGCGCGGTTACCATTGGGCAGTACCTGCGGCCCACAGTAGCAGGTCACCTACCCGTGGCGGCATGGATTACGCCGGCAGAGTTCAAGGAATACGAGCGAATCGGCGAGGAGTTGGGCTTTCTGTTTGTGGCGTCCGGACCATTTGTGCGATCTTCATATAACGCGAAGGCATTCTCGGAAAAACTGCTTGCTGACCGGCTCGCGCGTGTTGGCGAGCCCGAGGCGGCCTAG
- a CDS encoding OmpH family outer membrane protein — MTSPRLSLNAIVLAAIVMCIVMSMVGARSEQAKTTTGLKIARVDVSAVMSQYKFAVTGTAAIQKKYDVEVATLRAWGQNNLLAAGDQDALAQLVAADQSAAGASADQKAQEQRLLTKSKGLINEYTALQSKQAGNLTQQDKDRMTELMRRASDTETRVNQSKTNDEDELQTELNTLRTKAVQDVTDAISKVAKDKGYNLVLSSEVAYYTDTDLTDTVVASLNK; from the coding sequence ATGACTAGTCCCAGGCTGTCGCTGAATGCCATCGTGCTTGCGGCCATCGTAATGTGCATCGTGATGTCGATGGTTGGCGCCCGCAGCGAGCAGGCCAAGACGACAACCGGCCTGAAGATCGCACGTGTGGATGTCAGCGCCGTTATGTCGCAGTACAAATTCGCGGTTACTGGAACAGCGGCGATTCAGAAGAAGTACGACGTGGAAGTCGCCACGTTACGTGCCTGGGGCCAAAACAATCTGCTCGCTGCAGGCGATCAGGACGCTCTGGCCCAGTTGGTGGCTGCCGATCAAAGTGCGGCCGGCGCCTCTGCCGATCAGAAGGCGCAGGAGCAGAGGCTGTTGACAAAAAGTAAGGGGCTCATTAACGAGTATACAGCCCTGCAGTCCAAACAGGCCGGCAATCTCACGCAGCAGGATAAGGATCGCATGACCGAGCTGATGCGGCGTGCCAGCGATACCGAAACCCGCGTCAACCAGAGCAAGACGAACGACGAGGACGAGCTTCAGACGGAACTCAATACGCTGCGGACCAAAGCCGTACAAGATGTTACCGATGCAATTAGCAAGGTGGCTAAGGACAAAGGTTACAACCTGGTGCTCAGCAGCGAAGTGGCGTACTATACCGATACCGACCTGACGGACACGGTCGTCGCCTCACTCAACAAATAG
- a CDS encoding sigma-70 family RNA polymerase sigma factor — MADGVRSVPVHTTLAGALAQAVAARRSAETAARAAGIDVDAGLQFDELVSKYERRIFNIIFRMVGDYEDACDLTQDTFISAYRHYDRFRGEARVFTWLYQIARNLCINRLRQRDRHRLMRIESLDQPAQADSSGEVTRDVPDSRQAPHTVLARKELNAQIMAAIDTLPPEYREVIVLREFQDMTYADIVEATGLTLENVKTRISRARAMLRRELTSYYRS; from the coding sequence ATGGCGGATGGCGTTCGATCGGTACCGGTGCATACCACGCTGGCAGGCGCTTTGGCGCAGGCCGTAGCGGCGCGTCGAAGTGCCGAGACGGCAGCGCGCGCGGCCGGCATCGATGTGGATGCCGGTCTACAATTTGATGAACTGGTCAGCAAATATGAACGCCGTATATTCAACATCATCTTCAGGATGGTGGGTGACTACGAAGACGCATGTGACCTGACGCAGGATACGTTCATAAGCGCCTACCGGCACTATGACAGGTTCCGTGGTGAGGCCAGGGTGTTTACCTGGCTTTACCAAATAGCCCGCAATCTCTGTATCAATCGCCTGCGCCAGCGTGACCGGCACCGACTGATGCGAATCGAATCGCTGGACCAACCCGCACAGGCCGATTCATCCGGAGAAGTCACGCGTGACGTTCCCGACAGCCGACAGGCGCCGCATACCGTGCTCGCGCGCAAGGAACTCAATGCGCAGATTATGGCGGCCATCGACACGCTTCCGCCCGAGTACCGCGAGGTCATCGTACTCCGCGAATTCCAGGATATGACCTACGCCGACATCGTGGAGGCAACCGGCCTTACGCTCGAAAACGTCAAAACCCGCATTTCACGCGCCCGTGCAATGCTCCGACGCGAGCTGACTTCCTACTACCGCAGTTAG